One stretch of Dokdonia sp. Hel_I_53 DNA includes these proteins:
- a CDS encoding tetratricopeptide repeat-containing sensor histidine kinase: MNKIIVLLVLTGYLCNFNISAQNNSDLLLDSLKKRAESKSLSFDERLLALERIIPIAKNISDSLYFRVLDYRLTLLNISGNYDGAILEADNLISLSRKSGEPQITADTYKKKGRLFAKQKKQLQAFKNYSRALELYTILKDSLKFVMTSKSLSFIQSQKGDLVGAEYTIVNALDYSNAVKDKSELAWFYDVLGRIYRERSLWQEAIQNHRKALQLENSPKSRVSLLNNYAITLTKARRYNDAMNTLNIALEYNSITDPIMRYRLLDNFAFVKGKLGATDAIELLEKSLKSRQEINDAPGEYASHIHLSEIFASQNNDTKARYHAQQAYNIARQLQNTEAIVRALDFLIPVTEQSNVLFGEYSALSDSLTSAQNKAKFEFAKLRFDVEKAEERESIALNAQSASELREYKAVRRRNWAFAGLISFLLIGTVFLLYQQERIKKQRLLDTYNTEKRIAKKLHDELANEIYLVMTQLEDTRTQPVLADKLEHIYKLTRDISRETQPISTDNSFSNELALSLQNYTSDDRKLILRGLESVNWNQIDGKKKIEIYRVLQELMTNMRKHSKASFVALVFKEFTSILEINYSDNGKGVFLRENVLGGLENMDSRLASIGGTIKFDSAVNEGFRAEISIPI; encoded by the coding sequence ATGAATAAAATTATTGTTCTTCTTGTACTAACGGGTTATTTATGCAACTTTAACATATCGGCTCAAAATAACTCTGATTTGCTTTTAGACAGTTTAAAAAAACGGGCAGAAAGCAAGTCACTTTCTTTTGATGAGAGATTACTGGCTTTAGAAAGGATAATACCAATAGCAAAAAATATATCTGATTCTTTATACTTTAGAGTTCTAGACTACAGATTGACATTATTGAACATTTCTGGTAATTATGATGGAGCAATATTAGAAGCAGATAATTTAATTTCGCTATCTAGAAAATCAGGAGAGCCTCAAATAACTGCCGATACCTACAAGAAGAAGGGGAGGCTTTTTGCAAAACAAAAAAAGCAATTACAAGCCTTTAAGAACTATTCTCGCGCTTTAGAGCTATACACAATACTAAAAGATAGTTTAAAATTTGTGATGACCTCTAAAAGTTTGAGTTTTATACAGTCGCAAAAAGGAGATCTTGTAGGAGCAGAATATACTATTGTAAATGCTTTAGATTACAGTAACGCCGTGAAAGACAAATCTGAACTAGCATGGTTTTATGACGTCTTAGGAAGAATATATAGAGAACGTTCGCTTTGGCAGGAAGCTATTCAAAATCATCGAAAGGCTTTGCAACTAGAAAATAGCCCTAAATCTAGAGTATCATTACTTAACAATTATGCCATTACACTTACTAAAGCCAGACGATACAATGATGCAATGAATACATTAAACATCGCGCTAGAGTATAATAGCATAACAGATCCCATTATGCGGTATAGGTTACTTGATAACTTTGCTTTCGTAAAGGGAAAACTAGGCGCAACAGACGCCATTGAACTATTAGAAAAATCCTTAAAATCAAGACAAGAAATTAATGATGCCCCTGGTGAATATGCCAGTCATATCCATCTATCTGAAATCTTTGCATCTCAAAATAATGACACAAAAGCAAGATATCATGCACAACAAGCCTATAACATCGCGCGCCAATTACAAAACACAGAAGCAATAGTAAGAGCACTGGATTTTCTGATTCCTGTAACTGAACAATCAAATGTGCTCTTTGGAGAATATTCAGCACTTTCAGATTCGCTTACCTCAGCTCAGAATAAAGCTAAATTTGAGTTTGCAAAATTACGCTTTGACGTTGAAAAAGCCGAAGAAAGAGAATCTATTGCTCTTAACGCACAATCTGCAAGTGAATTAAGGGAATACAAAGCGGTGAGACGTCGTAACTGGGCCTTTGCTGGACTGATAAGCTTTTTACTAATTGGAACTGTATTTCTCTTATACCAACAAGAAAGAATAAAAAAACAACGCCTTTTAGACACTTACAACACTGAAAAACGTATTGCAAAAAAATTACACGATGAACTGGCAAACGAAATTTATCTTGTGATGACACAATTAGAAGATACTCGTACACAACCAGTTTTAGCAGATAAATTAGAACACATTTATAAGCTAACTAGAGACATCTCAAGGGAAACACAACCTATAAGCACAGACAACTCTTTTTCCAATGAGCTTGCACTGAGTTTGCAAAACTATACATCTGATGATAGAAAATTAATTTTGAGAGGATTAGAATCTGTAAATTGGAATCAAATAGATGGCAAAAAGAAAATAGAAATTTATCGGGTTTTACAAGAACTTATGACGAATATGCGTAAGCACAGTAAGGCCTCTTTTGTAGCGCTGGTATTTAAAGAATTTACTAGTATATTAGAAATCAACTATAGTGATAACGGTAAAGGAGTTTTTCTCAGAGAAAATGTATTAGGTGGGTTAGAAAATATGGATAGCAGACTCGCATCTATAGGAGGAACCATAAAATTTGACTCTGCCGTTAATGAAGGTTTTCGTGCAGAAATTTCTATCCCAATCTAA